The stretch of DNA GCCGGAGTCGGGGCTCCCGTGCCCGCGCTGCCGCTCCGCCGACACCAAGTTCTGCTACTACAACAACTACTCCCTGTCGCAGCCGCGCCACTTCTGCAGGGCGTGCCGCCGGTACTGGacgcacggcggcgcgctccgggACTTCCCCTTCtccaccagcgccgcccgccgcaacAGCAAGCCGGCGGCGTCAAATAAGCACCACGAGCCGCCGTCCATGGTGGCCAGCTGCTGCGCTTCCgggacaggcggcggcgcggcgtcgccATCCTCGTCCTCcggcaccagcgccgccgctcctggtggcggcggtagagcggccgcggcggcggccatggccgtcACGCACGCGCAGCCGCTGGAGCAGCTGGCGTCGCTGGCAGTAGGCGCGGAAAGCCACAGAACTGTCGCGTCGAGGCTATGGTTGCCCGGGCACAGAAGCTCACAGCAGGATCATCCCTTGGGCTATTGTCGTCAGCTCGGCAACATCACCGGCGCTGCCACCACCGCCATTAGACTAGAGGTAgagcgccaatggtatcctcctCCGCAGAGGCAGCCCTTGTCTTTCTTAGGCTACATAAATGCCGCCGTCGCGGCACCACCTACGCCCGCCGCTGGCCTTCTCGGTGCATCAGACGCCGGCGTCACCACCGAGGCCGGTAGCTTCGCCGGAGGACAGATGCAAGCAGCCATGATCATCTGCAGGGTGCCCGGCTCGGCGGCGCTGACCACggaaccggcggcggcgtccgagaTGATGGCGGGGAACCCACCGTTACCTTCAACGGAGACAACGACGGGGACACTGACGACGACGAGCTCGCCGGGAGAGTTCCTGGTGGAGAGCGGCCTTTCTCCTTATTTCCTTGGTAGCGGCGGCAGCTGGGCATGCAGCTACGGATCATGCTCCGCCGgcaacgacggcggcggcggcggaagcaccAGCTGCACGGCCGCTCCGGGCACGTCCGTGTGGCCGGACCCGTCAGGCCTCACCTCGTCGTCTTCCGGTACCATACTGTGACCGAAGCACATGGTGCCGGCCGGCAATGGCTGATCGATGCTGCAAAAGGCAGCCTATGGCTTAGGCTTAGTCGGCTACTGAAGAGTAGTGGTAGTAGATCAAACTAAGGAGCTAGCTAGAACTAGAATTCGTGGTCCAAGATCATACGACTAGCTAGTAGAGGGGGCTTAGGCTTAGGCTAgactaggccctgtttagttcctaaaaaaatttctacactactcgtcacatcgaatgttcggacacatgcatggaatattaaatgcagttgaaaaaataactaactacagtttaactgattagcatAAGATAAAtctttttaagtctaattagttcatgattgaacattatttgtcaaataacaacgaaaatgCTAAGCATCAAAATCCAAacattttcgcgaactaaacgggGCTTAATCTGATCTAGAAGCTGAAGGCGGTGGTTTTTACTGTTGCCCGAGCGGTTCTATACTTCTATCTCTTGCTTTAATTTTCACTGCGGCATGCTACATATATTGCTACCTCGATGCTGTTCTTGTACTGTTCAGAATGGGCTAAAGTGTCTGCTGTAACTGCTGGGTTTTGATATGCAATTGAAGCTGCGTGATGTGTACCAATGGAATCCACAATGCTAGACGTACGGTCTCCTTCACGGCTTCTAAGTTCTAAGTTCTAGCACTATTATTATTACTATTATTCAGAGTTCAGAGGCTGAATCACACTGTGGCAAGACCACTAAGAGTACACCAAAACGAAAAACATTGCAGCTAGTTAAGAAATCAAACTGGCTTTTGTAAGAGAAAGGGATCAAATTGACACACAGACATTGAGATCTCAACTAGAGTTTGAGTGCATTGTCTTGTGTGCAGCATCCTTCTCGGACTGACgttgcccgccggcgccgccaccgccgaccgCTGTCCGCTTCGCCTCCGTACCCGACGAGTTCAGAGGCCGGGACCTCCTTAACCACAATGGGCGCCCCCGGCGGGATCCCCAGGAATCCGCGGGGCTCGGGCACGTAGACCTCCGGCTCGACGCCAACGGTCCCTAGCGGGCGCCCTAGACGgtccaccgtcggcggcggccgcggtggcgcggccgcCGGGACGTGCTCGACTGCCGGTGGAGGAGGCTCCACggccggctgcggctgcggctgctcctgctcgGCCAAAATAGAGGAGCCCTCGAGGAGCGTGAggaaggcggcgccggcgagcgaggCGCGGGCGGCCACGCGGGCGCCCGGGAGGTGCATGTACGGCGGATCGTCCAGCCAACCCATGGGCCATGGCTACCGGGCGGCCTGCCGGCCTCTCCGGCAGCGGGGTACCTTTTGTTTGGAAggaaacggcggcggcggcgacggtttCGATCGATCGCCTTTGGGGGATTGGGGTATAGTTGTCGAGAGCACGAACCGTGTCGTCTCGTGCCCAAGTAGGTCTCGTGTGTGAATTTGACTCGTGGTCAAGTCGTttcggttcaaaaaaaaaaaatctgatgctTCGTTCACATCTGCACAAGTACTGTAGAGACGGCGCCCTTGGAGCGTCTGTGTTTTCGTGAGGCGACACGTGCCCCGCGATGCAAAAAAAATGCACAGAGAGACGCACCCGACACAGGTCCTGGATTCGTCGTCGCCAGCTGCCGCGGGTCCTCGTCCGGGTCGGTCGCGCCGCGGTCTTCCAACAACAGCTCTAGGGGCGTCTGCGCCGACTCACCCATGCTGGAGCCACCGCCCGCGCCCAAGCGGGCAGTCCTCGGCGTTGACGCCGCCCGCTGCTAGACGCCATTCCTAGCACCCAAGCCGCTGAGGCGGCGGGTGCCCGACGAGCGCGGGATCGCGGTCATGGGTGCATAGCTCCCGATCGGCgagatggcgcggcggcgggtgcgcggCTCCTGTTCAGCGAGATGGCGCGCCGGTGGATGGTGGCCATCTGCCGaatgcggcggcgaggccgcgccCAAGCCACCTACCTCTGCCCGCGCCGCAGCCGATGGCCGCGTCGAACCCGCCCGCGGCTGCTGGATGCACGAAGTGAGGGCCCTGGTTGGAGCTCTCTTGCGCTCGCGCCTCCTCGCTTTGCACGTGAGGCCGCGCCGTCGATTTGCCGCCTGCAGACTTCTGGGCTCGCCGGAGGCCGCACCGCCCGGATCCGCGCGGGCGTCGCCAGTCCCCACGCTACTGGGCTCACCGGAGAGGCGGTGGCAGCAGGCTGCAGCAGGGAGGAGCGCACATTGGCCGGCACGTGAACAAGCCACGCGGGTGGAGCGGCGTGGCGGTGGAGGGTGGCGGGAGTGAAGTGGTGCGGCACGAGCGGTTGACACCGGCGACGAGGCCAAAAAAAAGAGGCCTGGGGACGATGGTGGGAGTCCCACGGTGGGAGACGAAGAGGATAAGGaagaagggaaaaaaagaaaagagaaaaggaaaaaaaagaaaagagaaaaggaaaaatagaaaaggaaggaagaagaaaaaaaatggaagaaaaaatttaaaaatggaAAAACAAGACGAAGAGGATAAGGaagaagggaaaaaaagaaaagagaaaaggaaaaatagaaaaagaaggaagaagaaaaaagaaaagaaaaaagaaatggaagaaaaaaaatttaaaaatggaAAAACAAATAAGTGGAGCGCACCATATACCTAGTAAACTACATAGTACGTACGTATACTACTACCCTGACTTCCGATCCTGAAATCTAATTTGGTCACGAACTGTGTATTGTacgtaattaaaatttaaacaGGTGTGGTTTTATATGTATACAAATTAGATTCACAATTGCAACTGGTGTCCTAGTTCGAAAAAACAGAAGttgaggccgtgtttagtttcccatttttggattttttgaaCGGGAatcttttcatatttgaagtactaaacatagactaactacaaaactaattacaaaacttgtctgtaaactatgagataaatctaatgagtctaattaatccatcattagagcatgtatACTGTAActttattgtagcaatttagtgcctAATCACGGCCTAAtcagattcattagattcgtctcgcgatttacagtctatttgtgtaatgtgattttttttccgactatatttaatacaccatgcaagtgatttacaaaaattttggaattttgaaatttgaaactAAACACGTCCTGAGGAGAGTGCACTCCTACTGTAATTCTTCTCCTCTACGTCAGCAGGCTTTGAGGTTGAGGAGAGTGCAAAGATTTGCATAAATGTTCCTTGGGATTCGAGCGAGGGATCGCCGGGGCGGTGATGGTGGCATACTGATGCAAGAGCAGTTGAGCTATGGCCTGACGCATCACGGGAGTGGCCGCTGTCACATAACTCTGAGGAATTCTATTGCTAACAGAGCAAATTAGTTCGCAGATCAGAAGTTCAGGACACCGGAAGTGCCCTGCCTGCCTGTCTGTCTGTCAATTTGCCATTCAAAATCGAATCACAAGATATacctaagaaaaaaaatacatcgGTAACTGCTTTGCTCCCTTGCTATTGCTTCGCTACGAACATGAGTAAAAGCTCGTGAACTTCTGTTCAACTTGGTGACCCGATCacaattttatttgattctgaCAACTAAAATTGTGTCCTGGAACTAAGTGTAAGCTTAATTTTGTCCAACTCTTCACCTGGCCTTGTGGATCAATTAGTGATTAGTGTCCCTTGCAACCAATAGTGGGATGAACTAACCTACACAACACGAAAACATGGGACTTGTTAGCATAAAGGCCCATAGCAAACAGACAGTCAGACAATTTGGAATATGGAAACAATCGCATAGCAACCCCAAAATACCAAAGGATGGAATCAATGAACAAGTAAATTAAAGCAAGAAAACACAAAAGGGACATACACTCTCTTTCCTCAAGCCATCTGTCAAACAAAACTCAAATAAAACAGCCATCGAACCTGAAATCATACCCACACTTAATTTTCAAGCACCTGAAAATGTACTTACATTTGTCACTTAGTGCATTGCAACTTTGCTTTCTCAAAGACAGGCAACAGTCAATACACAGGTGGCCTGCAGCACTTGCAGCCATATTATGAACACTAAGTACTTTCTTGGAAGATTGTCGAAATAACAGTAATACTCAGATTTTTTATACTGAAACTCCAATTGGAAGACAGACAGTATAACAGAGCATGAAAACACAACAATGTGTGGAGTTAGGATCCTCATATTCATATGAATAGAAACCATGTAGGAAGTGTGTCACTATTGATCCACTAAAAGATTAGAACTCTTATAGctaattgcaaaaaattccggcaAACAAACAACGAATAAAATGGACGCATATCATCCCTGATCCAAGCATAGCAGTCAAGAGAAAGCCAAAGAGTTCATGCTGGATTGCACCATCATTTACAGAGAAATATAATTCCACCATAACTCATTAAATCTTCACAGTAAATGCAACACCTGATACGGTACATGTAAAAAAAGAATATTATCTGCAGCTTTCTCCTAAAAAATCATTTTTTAGAGCCTAAAGCAGTTGCAACTGGCGATTTTATAATTGGCTAGTCCAGAATACAAAACACCAAAGCATGGTTGAAACTGAAAAGAAATCTGATTACTcatgttgaattcaaattaaataagCCCATGAAATCCTGGTAAATATTAAGATTTTCAGATACGATCTGCACATCTTGCTACTACTCAAGGAGGCTGTTCAGAAACAACACTATAACAATTAAAATAGTAGCATAGATTATGTACACAACTTTGAAACCCTCTGGAATGTACTCCTATCTAACAGGATATATCTAACAACAGGATATCATTGAATGGGATATTTCAGACAGACTTATAATTAAACAAAGAAAAGCTAAAATACAACCATCAGTAGAACTAGTAGTTAAGGTATGTGCTGTCATTTTGTCTGTTCCCGGTCAGGTTTTGAAATCGATGTACCTATCAGGCAACATCTTTTTTCTCTATTGGCACATATAATTCAACAGTATATTTCCAATTTATACCAATTGGAAACGAACAGGAGTTCAACATCAATGCTTCACGGAGCAATCCATAAACATTGGTAGAATTTAACATAGGTGCCTTCTCCCCTACAAATTTTCTCATTGATATGGACATTGCAACTAATCTTCTACTTGGGATGAAGGAGGAATCAAATGTCACTCTTAAACGGGGTCACCTGGAGAAACGTAAGCGTGTAGAAATGATCTTGACATTGATCAAACAGTACCTCACACCATCATGAAGCAACTCAAATCTAGcaaaagtcatacctttgcacgGTCAGGAATTGATAAGGAACAGCATAGTGGCGACATTCAATtcaacaaaacaaaaacaaatcaacGACTATCAGACGATACACGAGAGCCAGCAAAATCGAGCAAATAAAGCGAAATCGAACCTTTTTTCACTTGTAGTCAAAGGAGGGAACGGCCGTGGGGGGCAAATCCATCTCCAACACCTCTGACTTACGATCCCCattgtaacacctcaggtgttaatcacctataaTTAAACTAATCACGGCCATTAGTTCCAGAAATCACGCAACAAATCATCAAACAAAAACTTTGCTTCTCAGCCtgggccggaccggtctgaccggttgaactgggCTGAACCATTTTGAGGGGCCCCACAACATTAaaccacacactctctctccctcaccaacTCACTCCTCCCCACCGTGCTCAGCTcgagctctctccctctcatttCCTCACTCAAACCCTAATCTCCAAATCCTTCCTTCCATTGGATTCCAAGGCCGGGGAAGGATTAAATCAGCGTAGGGGATCATCTTCTCCTTGATTCCATCCTTGGGGAGCAGGAGATTCGAGTTCTTCGTGCAAGAAGGAGCTCACTCAAGGTATTAAGGCTTGTGTGGGTCGATCTCTCCTTTTAGATGATTTTAGGCAATTTCCTCTGGTCAAACACGTCTAAATGTATCCCTGAACAACACGTCTAAATGTATCCCTGAACTAGTGCCTAGAAGGGTTTAAGGACTTGTGGGCGATTTTCGCTGCGCCAAGGATTCCAGCTTTTGGTTtgggttggaccggtctgaccggtcggagagaccggtctgaccggtaggggccggacagtccggccattggatcgga from Panicum virgatum strain AP13 chromosome 9K, P.virgatum_v5, whole genome shotgun sequence encodes:
- the LOC120648095 gene encoding dof zinc finger protein MNB1A-like, translated to MAPHPGIMPTDQASMSAGDGSSSCSPWVKPGCMMELARLDKIPPPESGLPCPRCRSADTKFCYYNNYSLSQPRHFCRACRRYWTHGGALRDFPFSTSAARRNSKPAASNKHHEPPSMVASCCASGTGGGAASPSSSSGTSAAAPGYINAAVAAPPTPAAGLLGASDAGVTTEAGSFAGGQMQAAMIICRVPGSAALTTEPAAASEMMAGNPPLPSTETTTGTLTTTSSPGEFLVESGLSPYFLGSGGSWACSYGSCSAGNDGGGGGSTSCTAAPGTSVWPDPSGLTSSSSGTIL